The following coding sequences are from one uncultured Desulfobacter sp. window:
- the glnD gene encoding [protein-PII] uridylyltransferase — protein sequence MDSPEAKLLIEQKQELIDQYLQGQEKNFLERMTTRLDEYFYRVFEKSIAARKMVISGNPFAIIALGGYGRKEQCIHSDVDLLILFDKAIPPDVEAFVQELLYPLWDARFEVGYAVRSINECIKMSFERFDILTTVLDARFICGASLIYSEFMERFRQQLAAKHLKPTLNFLYENGEKRLEDFGDSSYLVSPDLKSGVGGLRDYHTLLWYAKIKSNIKTRRDLEYYGFLSHFEYDNLEDALTYIWDVRNRLHYICNRKSDTLHFEHQAEVAGLMDYADTEGAPQVEVFLGELHEKMDFLKQIYQITFEDIVSTCRVKKETVNPRPTKTDGLVVKKRRLCFANTVTIMQHPDLLLRIFLESGQTRIPLSIEARRVASEFRHLVDDELRSDPACVKIFKRILGMSLWKFNVLNVMLSTGILAQFIPEFGPLVHKIQYNQYHLFPVDKHSIRCVQILNSFKDPGDTMMGTLYNSVFKEIRNKNVLLVAGLLHDIGKADPAKEHSRRGAGIAGPVIDRLGFSSVEKEDILFLIRNHLFLAKTATRRDIYDEETAVYTAHKIGKIRLLRMLFLLTVADSKATGPKAWNDWTENLIKDLFFKTMGIIKTGELASKKTQRLIDKKKKDVLALLRESWREEEVTRQLSVMSRRYLLYVPPQNIVDHINLFRNLGDREYIWQITKENESDMRTVSICGKDKPGFYSKLAGVFFQNSIDIVGSQAYFLGDSHFLDIFNVRPPQDRLFEKEKWEKAGQDLSKALEDDHYLDSVLEKIPTEVTISSGSRPEDNQVRIDNETSSFFTIIEVLTYDFPGLLFAITNTLYRNGINVNVAMVATKVDQVIDVFYVRNIEGDQKIESEEKLNQIKTAIINRLPQIQSKEVMNEKN from the coding sequence ATGGACAGCCCTGAAGCCAAACTATTAATTGAACAGAAACAAGAGCTGATAGATCAGTATCTCCAGGGACAAGAGAAGAATTTCCTGGAAAGGATGACCACCCGTCTTGATGAATACTTTTACCGCGTGTTTGAAAAAAGTATTGCCGCAAGAAAAATGGTCATCTCGGGTAATCCTTTTGCCATCATTGCCCTGGGGGGGTACGGAAGAAAAGAGCAATGTATCCATTCCGATGTTGATCTGCTTATCCTTTTTGATAAAGCCATTCCCCCGGATGTGGAGGCCTTTGTCCAGGAACTTTTGTATCCCCTGTGGGATGCCAGGTTTGAAGTCGGCTACGCCGTCCGGAGCATTAACGAGTGTATCAAAATGTCCTTTGAGCGTTTTGATATTCTGACCACGGTGCTCGATGCCCGGTTTATCTGCGGCGCGTCCTTGATCTATTCCGAATTTATGGAAAGATTCAGGCAGCAACTGGCCGCAAAGCATTTGAAGCCTACGCTTAACTTTTTATACGAAAATGGAGAAAAACGCCTGGAAGATTTCGGTGACTCTTCCTATCTGGTCTCCCCAGATTTGAAATCCGGAGTTGGCGGTCTTCGGGATTACCACACCCTGCTGTGGTATGCAAAAATCAAATCCAATATCAAAACCCGCCGGGATCTGGAATATTATGGGTTTTTATCCCATTTTGAATACGACAATCTGGAAGATGCGTTAACCTATATCTGGGATGTGCGTAACCGTCTGCACTATATTTGCAACCGCAAAAGCGATACCCTGCATTTTGAACACCAGGCCGAAGTGGCGGGTCTGATGGATTATGCAGATACTGAAGGGGCGCCCCAGGTCGAGGTTTTCCTAGGTGAACTGCATGAAAAAATGGACTTTTTAAAGCAGATTTACCAGATCACCTTTGAAGATATTGTCTCCACCTGCCGGGTTAAAAAGGAGACGGTGAATCCACGGCCGACCAAAACCGACGGCCTGGTCGTCAAAAAGCGTCGGCTCTGTTTTGCCAATACCGTGACAATTATGCAGCATCCCGACCTGCTGCTTCGCATTTTTCTTGAAAGCGGCCAGACCCGGATACCCCTCTCCATTGAGGCCCGGCGGGTGGCATCGGAATTCCGGCACCTTGTGGACGATGAGCTGCGCTCGGATCCGGCATGTGTCAAAATTTTCAAGCGGATACTGGGTATGTCGCTATGGAAATTCAACGTGCTGAATGTCATGCTTTCCACCGGCATCCTGGCCCAGTTTATTCCTGAATTCGGGCCGTTGGTACATAAGATTCAGTATAATCAGTATCACCTGTTTCCCGTGGACAAACATTCCATCCGCTGCGTACAGATTCTCAACAGCTTCAAGGACCCCGGCGACACCATGATGGGGACCCTGTATAACTCGGTATTCAAAGAGATAAGAAATAAGAATGTACTGCTTGTGGCAGGCCTGCTCCATGACATCGGTAAAGCCGACCCTGCCAAGGAGCACTCCCGCAGGGGGGCCGGAATAGCCGGACCTGTTATCGACCGTCTTGGATTCAGTTCCGTGGAAAAAGAAGATATTCTCTTCCTCATTAGAAACCATCTGTTCCTGGCAAAGACCGCCACCCGACGGGATATTTATGATGAGGAGACCGCCGTTTATACCGCGCACAAGATCGGGAAAATCCGGTTGCTGCGCATGTTGTTTCTGCTCACGGTGGCCGATTCCAAGGCCACCGGGCCCAAGGCCTGGAACGACTGGACGGAAAATCTGATCAAAGATCTGTTCTTCAAGACCATGGGGATCATCAAAACAGGGGAACTTGCATCCAAGAAAACCCAGCGGCTTATTGATAAAAAGAAAAAAGACGTTCTGGCCCTGCTGCGCGAAAGCTGGCGGGAAGAAGAGGTCACCCGTCAGTTGTCCGTCATGTCCCGGCGCTACCTGCTGTATGTGCCGCCCCAGAACATCGTGGATCATATCAACCTGTTTAGAAACCTGGGCGACCGGGAGTATATCTGGCAGATCACCAAAGAAAATGAGTCGGATATGAGAACCGTCTCCATTTGCGGCAAGGACAAGCCTGGATTTTACTCCAAACTTGCCGGGGTATTTTTCCAGAACAGTATTGATATTGTCGGCTCCCAGGCTTATTTTCTCGGGGACAGTCATTTTCTGGATATTTTTAATGTCCGGCCGCCCCAGGACCGGCTTTTTGAAAAGGAAAAATGGGAAAAGGCTGGTCAGGATTTAAGCAAAGCCCTTGAAGATGATCACTATCTGGACAGTGTGCTTGAAAAAATTCCCACTGAAGTGACCATCTCCAGCGGCAGCAGACCCGAAGATAACCAAGTCCGCATTGACAATGAAACATCCAGTTTTTTTACGATTATTGAAGTTTTAACCTATGATTTTCCAGGACTCCTGTTTGCCATTACCAATACCTTGTACCGGAACGGTATCAACGTTAACGTTGCCATGGTCGCCACCAAGGTGGATCAGGTGATTGACGTTTTTTATGTCCGGAATATTGAAGGAGACCAGAAAATAGAATCAGAAGAAAAATTAAATCAGATAAAAACCGCTATTATTAACCGTCTTCCACAGATACAGTCAAAGGAGGTCATGAATGAAAAAAATTGA
- a CDS encoding P-II family nitrogen regulator — MKKIEAIIKPFKLDDVKEALSEIGIYGMTVTEVNGYGRQKGHKEIYRGAEYVVDFVPKIKLEIVVTDDRLDETVETIRSATNSGKIGDGKIFVLPVEGAIRVRTGESGDDAI; from the coding sequence ATGAAAAAAATTGAGGCAATTATTAAACCCTTTAAGCTTGATGATGTCAAAGAGGCCTTGAGCGAAATCGGCATCTACGGCATGACCGTTACAGAAGTTAATGGATATGGCCGGCAGAAAGGGCACAAAGAGATTTACCGCGGCGCGGAATATGTTGTCGATTTTGTTCCGAAAATTAAACTTGAAATTGTTGTGACCGACGACCGACTTGACGAAACCGTGGAAACTATACGGTCTGCAACAAACAGCGGTAAAATCGGTGACGGTAAGATTTTTGTACTGCCGGTTGAAGGCGCCATCCGGGTTAGAACCGGTGAAAGCGGAGACGATGCAATTTAA
- the tatA gene encoding twin-arginine translocase TatA/TatE family subunit, translating to MIGGLGMPELIIILVIILIIFGAGKLPEIGAGLGKGIKNFKKATKEPIDDDKEKEPEKIDKD from the coding sequence ATGATTGGTGGTCTGGGAATGCCGGAGTTAATAATAATTCTGGTGATTATCCTTATTATATTCGGCGCGGGTAAGTTACCCGAGATCGGTGCCGGTTTGGGAAAGGGCATTAAAAATTTCAAAAAAGCAACAAAAGAGCCCATTGATGACGATAAAGAGAAGGAACCCGAAAAAATAGATAAAGATTAG